CGCCAATGAGaatttatgaatcaaaattacGATGATTTTCTAACTAGctagttaattaaatatcatcTGGATCTTTGTGCAGGGagacaatataatttttaatggttttcctGACCACTGCAAGTAGGATTTATCATCAACATTATCGACGATATGAATTTATCGTCAATTAAAATTACGATCACTTTCCAACAAACTAGAGAGTAGAAATATCACATGGAACTCTGTGCATTATGACATGGAAGTTTCAATCGCTCTCTGACCACTGATTATGGAATTTATAATCATCATTATCGGCAGTAAGAATTTATCGCCAATAAAAATTACGAATACTTCTCTCATACTAGAAAGCTAAAATCACATTTGCAGCTCCATGATTAATGACAACACAAGATTTAATCCTTTTCGGACCATTGCAAAACTTTATCGTCACGTCGCCGATGAGAATTTAATTatcactttaaaacaaattagagAGTAAAAAGTTCATCTAGATCTCCGTGCATGGTGacaatataagttttaatcaCTTCCCGAccattgcaataaaaattagcGGCAATAAGAATTTATCATCAATCAAAATTAGGACAACTTTTCAACAGACTGGAGAGGTAAAATCTCATCTACAGCTTTATGCCTAATAACAATACGAATTTCGATTTTCTGATTGCTTAAAGcagaatttgtaaaaatattatagccAATGAGAATTTATCATGAATCTAAATGTTGACTAATTTTAGACCATCtggaatgtttaaaattttaattttaagctttggACTGCATAGCAATAAGAGTTTGAAtcgttttttcaaaatttaaaggcGAATAATGTAATGTGGAggacttcgtggaggacttttttaatagaactaaCTCGcagcgttacatggagaggaagaccacgagaacctccgacggttagcctaacggcgaaaagactaacccatgatccgtctaccactgacgatatttcaagtcagcactgtggtcggtgcaagccggatgcggattcgtttcgaccagccatcgctggggattcgaacccggttcacctcattcgaaggtgagcgctctatcccctgagccatcgcggctggCTGAGGACTATTTGTGGCAATCTAGTCAAGAATATCGGTAACGCAATACGATCATAccgttgattaaaaaaaataggggtTCTGAGTTCGATCCTAGCAGCCGACTAAGCAAACATCGTATATAAGCAGCAAGGTACATGATAAGTTAGTCGCGGTTGAAAGTCCTCTCGTTGGttaggggggggggagtttTAAGAGAGGGATACCTGCTCAGGCATTTCCACGTCGCTTGACCGTGGTCAAAATTACGCGGCATTCCTATCAAGGCCGCAAGCAAAAGTTTAAGATGCTTctgcaaaagtttttaagttgttttaattattatattctgcaggaaaaaaaaatgtcgaaaGTCTCCTATAATTTATGCTGATTTACTTTCAGAACTATGAAGAATATCTCATTTCGAGTTTGCTCTATCCGACATTATTATTCTTGGATTAAATGTGAGTACAAGATAAATAGACATTGTACGTAAATAgttgaaattgaagataaatgaaacatgagaaataataaaaaaaatgtaagtcaTTTATTGTAAGAATGAATTTCCAAATACAAACATTCATGAAGACATATTTTCAGTTAtggtataaataataatgcaaaatagtaaattattctTCTACATTTGTATCATCAGCATTGATGCATTCgtagtaatcattttttgaaacaaaagttatCGTTCTCAGTTGATTATCTCAGACACGTGACCAAGTTCTCAGTTATTCTAGTTATTTTTCTCAGACTCCTAGCTTCCTtcagatttttcattttcttgttgttcttcaaaaatatctgaaatacaattttttttgtaattacaaaagattaataaatatatataaaaagaagcagtttttaaaatacgagTATTATGAGTATTTAATTCCTATCGATTCCATGCCATTGGTGTCTATGCAGATTGGCGAAATCATTTATCGAGACACGCCATACTTCCAATAAAGATGATTATCTTTTGCAGATAAGTCTCATTCGAGCGAAATATcttgttaaaaagtttgaagtttttgtaattttaaaacactaaaaaaataaaataaatttaacatttataaagtgTGATTGCAATAacgaaagtttaataaataaataactacaacatttaaaagttatgaGCATTTCATACCTGCTGTTTTCAAGCTAATGATGTCTTTGTAAGGATGTCAGATTGTTCTATAGAAGACACGTTATACTTCATTTAAGGATGTCCATCTTTTGCACGtgagattttctttctttctttttttttttgatactgaATTCTATTTATAGTCCtttctacagattttttttctcctttcattCTATGGAAACATCTGtggaaacatttataaagttttattgaatagcaaaaattaagagaataaacacgctaaacatttaaatattatgagtatttaatacctgatatttttatgctaatgaTGTCTGTGTAAGGGTGTCAGTTAGTCCTATCATTTATCAAGACGCATCATACTTCATTTAAGGATGTCCATTTTTGcacttaagattttattttttttggatacTGAATTCTATTTATAGTCCTTTCTAcagattctttttttccttttagttcTATGAAAACATCTGTCAGaaaatagacaattttttatttgcaaatatttaatgaataaatttaaagaacataTATAATTAATGAGTATTTAATACCTGTCTTTTCCCGCTAACGATGTTTTTCTAAGGATATCTTTTGGGCCAATGATCTATCGAGACGCGCCATGTTTTCTTTAAAGGTTTCCATCTCTTTagcacaaaatattatattcagctGCTTGAACACTCCTTCCATTTTCACTGACTAAAAATGTTTGCTAAGTTCTTTAACATTTCATTACAATACAGATAAACTGTCttcagaaaatttctgatatcaAATCTGTAATGCTAGTCAGAGTTTGTATGAATCGTGAAGATTTTCCTTAAAACTCAAaaggttttttctttcttttaaatttaactcattGCACCTTTTATTCAAAGTCATAATTTCAAGTTCATACCAGAGTTCAATCTTTGACCAATCATCTGCTAAGAAGCATACCACATCGATCAGTCCATAACTGTACGATTCCATAGATTCCATCGTTTCcatgactgtttttttttttttcagaaagttcAAAACTTTATATTCATTACGTTTTTCATTACTTTGCCTCAAATTCTGGCTATAATATGCAATcagatttctttaaatttcgatGCTAGGACCAGTATTCCGTTTTCAATGAAGTCTACCATATGTTTCATCAACCACCATTGAATCATCTTCACTTCATGAAAAAGAGCAGGGCCAGTGAAATATATCTGTCATCGTCATTGAGTAAATTCATGTTCAGAATgcttaactgtattttttttttttttttttttttttttttttttttggaaacccTATGTTGACACACCACTTAATCATTACGAAGACCACGCAATGATagcaattttcatttcaacctcaaactatttaaaactaaatcgaAGAATTCGATTTTTGCAGGCATTCAATTTCCTCCGTACCCAACTCATAAAAGTATCGTCTCGAATCGTGTTGTTATTACTCGTGGAGATGTGCACAGGCGAATCATCATCCACGGCTATTGATTTCGGACTGCTAGTAGTTTGGGTACAGTTAGAAATCATGATCTTTATAGGAACAGATGTTTTCCTCTCTGCAAATTCGTCGATTTTCAAATGCATCTTCATTTTCCGAACCTTCCGTTCCaatgatacatttttatgttCCCACTCTTCGACTTTCTCTTTTAACTCCTCGATTTTTCTCCCTGATACCTTTATTACGCACTTCTCGCATTCAGTGTTAGCTCTCTTAGCATTAAGTGGCTCAACACTCTCATCAGCTTCACGTTTCACTCCCCGATTTCTGTTCACGCTAACCATTCGGGGCTCTTCTATGTTAGGGTTACCAAAACTTATCCACTTTAGATGTGGCCCTGCTCCAATTCGGCTACCACTCTCAAAAAAGCAGTGGTCAGCTGCCTTTGTAGCGTTCCACCTCTCTCTCCGATCGGGCATCAGAAAAGTGTGGATGAAATTCAAAGCAAGTTTCACTTGCCCTTCTGATATGCCCGTCTCGGAGAACATTCCACGAATGGAACTCTTGAAAAATTCTccctaaatatgaaaaaaaactgcaattaatttttaatcatgaatagccttttagaagttaaaaaaacatttgtaaactaccttcatgttattaaaaatttttgatcgtcccaaaaaatatttggatatcTTTCTTTAACACATGGCCTGCCCGTCTAACCAATCATTAAATAActagaaactaaattttcaaatattagaaaaattttggtaatttttgaaccgctttagcatgacatatctgtAAAAAgaggtgaattatataagtctacgaattgtttagaaatagtggtgaataaaaatctactaaattgaatttattaaaccaagaaccACAATTAATAAGCTACCgcttgaaaacatttattcgctgtccggagcaagttggcatctctgtgtatataagtaaaactatttttgtgtgttctgtagtgcattaatttcttcaaaccattttagtaacaataataaaataattaaaaatttactcgaattatgtgtttctaataatcttggcttcaccggtgacccccgagGCGCTACGAACAAaatcagtgccggtcaccggtgatcaccatggcattcaacgtgtaaAACAATGACAAGACTTCAgagaaactttaaatattgttttacgaAGATTTGAAAAAGAGCCTGCACTGTACAAAATTCCAGATctaattacgataaaaattacTTGCTCTCAGGGTGCaggtattttttatcataaaatttatttctaccgctacaaaatatttaatataccgtaattttacagtaataattaccttaaaattattgaacacctttcattaaataactattactgtaaaaattacagtataaatggattttggaaaaaaatggattttacagtaaaatatatgaTGCACACAAAGTGCCGGCACTTCATACCGTAATTTGCTCCGGAATTTTTGTACGGTATAGGCATTTGATAATTATTCGTAGCATTTTAAAGTTCTATATTCTTTCTGACGACTTGGAAAGTATAACAGTATTGCATAAGTGATTGTGAAGTAATACGAAtacagattattatttaaaaatattacttaccacgttttagtaataaaatagaagTTTTCAACCAAACAGAAAACATATGGTTTGACATTGTTTCACAATGAATCTTTCCATTGTATTATTGTATCCATTTTCTCCGAGGAAAAAAATAGcacatttatatttagaatttgttttgaGCTTTTTTCTTTGCGTgtgcaaacaattattttatacaaaaaaaaagctttacaaattatttttgcatatgaaaaaatttaattattataatttttttaaagtttgatttcttttataaaatgttcttaaaattatattttgatcaaaatacaGTAAATATGCTTTGAGTCGGTTGAGGTTTTCAATTTAGCTGTGtattgtagaaaaaaagttttaattaacagaatatAGTGTTGCTTGGATTACCAGAAGTAATCAttcaacttaataaatttagtgttctattaaaatgattgaataaaaattttaataaatatgaacctACCTGAAGGATGTTAAACAGGGCTGGATAAACATCCATTTCCCAATTTCCCGCGTTGACTGATGTTCCAAGAAGAGCTTGGTTGGTAAATAGCTCCAGAACCATCATGCCATACGCCCACATATCATATGCTCTACCCTCAATCTCTGCTTCACTACCAAAGGATAGGCAAGATTCGGGAGGTCTATATAAGGGTGGCAATCCAAGTTCAGACctgtaaaatagtaaaaaataagtttaatttaatatttagaaaaataacttaagcCTATTTCAACTCAAAGcaatttaacaatttcattCTTAACGCAATACGATCTTGGTCTTATATATTAGAGGCTTGCTTCGATACAAAGTTGAaggagaaaaattcaaaattttgttgtcAGTTTAAATGTGTCGAATAGATTATAAGATAATAATGTcagttatacttaaaaaaaaactcaaattaaaaaaaataattcaaataaaaaacggagtagaatagtaatttttatcttaaaatacttCAAGCTACACAGTTTgacaaatattaaacaaatcttTAATTGCTCACCTTGGTATTGCCTTCGTTGTTGATGCAAGAAATGAAAAGTCGCAGATAACAGCTTTGTTATCATGCGATATCAAGACGTTATCTGCTTTCACATCTAAGTGACAAACCTCATTTGAGTGCAGATATGCCAAACCACAGAGAATGCCATGAAGCCATGATTTTATGCAGTCTAGGGCACTTGATTGACTCAAGAATGTCCTGTCCTGGACTGCATGTAGCAAAGTGTCCCTTAGCACGGGCATCACAAAAATTGCTACATCTTGGTCATTGAAGTAGCCGTATTCGAGGAGGGGGATAATATTTGGGTGAGATAATTTTGGCcaaatttcagtttcatttgGTTTGGCTACTCCTAAGGCGACCATTTTAACGGCAACTTCTCGGCCTGAGTAGTCAATCATTTTGTAGACATCGCCAAAGGCGCCAGACCCAAGCTTGTCGATGCATACAAACTGATTGGCTTCTAGGACTCTCATGGCATCTCTTCTGTGTTGGTAGTGTTCTCCTGATAAATCAGGGGGGATGGGTTCGTCTTGATGATCATCATCATCACTCTCCGCGATATCACCGAATCTTCCCATTTCtcaaactttttatcaaaacgCAGGAAATTAATTCCCAAAATCAATTTGCTGTTTAGCAAGAACTCTAATAAGCACATTCAATCTTGAAAGTACAAGTTAGAATGGCCAACAATGCTTTAGAAAAGGTTTATATAGAGttttaacaatgaatatttttcagttcatgAACTaacgattaaaatttaattgttaagaaGTAGTTAAATGTTTTGAACAATGAAATTTCGTTTAAGTTTCATgttgctgaaaattttaaaatatcaattcattgttggaaaaatagtaaaatgacttttaagcgaaacatttatattgttgaaatttcGCCATAAAACTGGTACTTAAAATCACTATATGGAAAcacgaatatttaaatacatgtaAATTATACGTACCAATGCAATCTTGTTATACCTATTCggaatcataattaaaaattattaaaatagcgTGGCAATCAGAGTGCGCGCCTTgatatttaagcaataaaaagcaAGATATTGAAATCTATCAAATCCTCAGATGATAAGaattaaacaattcaaaacaaattttattgctataaatatttcgaataattgattttcaatCACATGAAGCCACACCAGGGACTACTTTTGGGGGCTAGGCATTAataagttaagtttaaaaaaaaaaacacaactgcTTAATTAAAAATCCAGAAACAGGTACTAAGTAAATGGGATTATTCTCTATTTTCCCCCTAAAACCATGATTCTAGTTAAAAAGGTTCTATACTTATTTTAGacaatcaaacatatttttaacgtACACTTATAATAGCTGTAGTGCTAACAAGTACTACATCTTacattggtttaatttaatatgccgttattttatttaaatactttacaaaTACCCTATATTTAACAGAAGACATAACAGTAAATTATGTTAACAATATCaacaaatcaaatgaaaaagttaCAAACTTCTGCGCTGTCGTCAACCACTCCATGTCCAAccaatatcttttattaattttcctaaatataatatataactcATAGTGAGAAACAATTGTAtagtgtgtaaaaaaaaattaaaaaaacagccaGAATCATTTTTGATAtcatgatcggatcttcacgttctaggacaaACCCCGCTATTGTGttaacacggtttatagtgaacaaAATTTTCGCTCACGTGTCTTGCTGCACAAgtacagtcaattcgctataactcgaagtacgataactcgaatattactataactcgattttttttatgaggtcccgacccttttatcttcaatttcatgttaattattctcgattactcgaattttactccctttaactcgatttttttttgatcttttaaagcaagagaaaaaacctaggagctgatatctctccccttcctttgcaacactcacacaatgtctttcgcactcttcatggagaagctaaagctgtccctcttgaagtatgtgaacaatggttaaatgaaacgttaccaTATTTACTTAAAggatacaattaaaaataatgttttcaatattt
The Parasteatoda tepidariorum isolate YZ-2023 chromosome 9, CAS_Ptep_4.0, whole genome shotgun sequence genome window above contains:
- the LOC107444870 gene encoding serine/threonine-protein kinase dyf-5-like, with the translated sequence MGRFGDIAESDDDDHQDEPIPPDLSGEHYQHRRDAMRVLEANQFVCIDKLGSGAFGDVYKMIDYSGREVAVKMVALGVAKPNETEIWPKLSHPNIIPLLEYGYFNDQDVAIFVMPVLRDTLLHAVQDRTFLSQSSALDCIKSWLHGILCGLAYLHSNEVCHLDVKADNVLISHDNKAVICDFSFLASTTKAIPRSELGLPPLYRPPESCLSFGSEAEIEGRAYDMWAYGMMVLELFTNQALLGTSVNAGNWEMDVYPALFNILQGEFFKSSIRGMFSETGISEGQVKLALNFIHTFLMPDRRERWNATKAADHCFFESGSRIGAGPHLKWISFGNPNIEEPRMVSVNRNRGVKREADESVEPLNAKRANTECEKCVIKVSGRKIEELKEKVEEWEHKNVSLERKVRKMKMHLKIDEFAERKTSVPIKIMISNCTQTTSSPKSIAVDDDSPVHISTSNNNTIRDDTFMSWIFLKNNKKMKNLKEARSLRKITRITENLVTCLR